The following nucleotide sequence is from Silurus meridionalis isolate SWU-2019-XX chromosome 5, ASM1480568v1, whole genome shotgun sequence.
aactaaaaaataaaaccatttcaataaaaaaaaataaggtcattttaaatttgatggctgcaacaggtctacatctgcctctttaaccccaactacctgcatgtcttccttcaccacatccataaacctcctccttggtcttcctcttttcctccttcctggtggctccatcctcagcattctcctactgatataccccatgtccctcctctgcacatgtccaaaccatctcaatctcacctccctcaccttgtctccaaaacgtgtAAAAACAGTTTGCAACTAATGAGgataattgacaacaggtcagtaagatgattgggagTAAATTGTGCATCTTAGAGATGCAGAGACTCTAAAATTGGGCAgcgcttcaccaatctgtgtctacaaattgtggaacaattgcaaaataatgttcctcaacatgcAATTGAAAAACAGTTGAACATctgtacataatatcatcaaaagttttcaaagaatctggagaaatctctgtacGTAAAAGaggacaagggtgaaaatcagTATTGATGACCATGATCTTCGGGCCTTCAGACGTCACTGGATTTATGattctgtaataaaaatcactgcatgggttcATTAGCACCtacagaaatcattgtctgtgcacaaagtttgccatgtcatcttCAAATAGAGGTTAAATCTCTTTCATGCAAAAAAGAAGGCATGCgagaacatgatccagaaacgctgCCAACCTCattgggccaaagctcatttaaaatgtacaaggcaaagtggaaaatgtgaaaaagtgaaaaaatggATGTGAGTTTTTCTTGATCATGTTCAACCATGCCATCTTTCTTTGGGGttgtattcatatatatatatatatatatatatatatattttgcttatGTTTATACATTACCGTCACACTGTTTCCAAAACTATTTCAACAGCTTACAATACAGTAGATTTGAGGCAAGAATCATTTCAAAATATGGCATATTATTACATTAGTATTGTTGCTCAATGAAAGCAAACATGGGGCACCATATGTATCCAATGTGCTTTTGTTCCACTTATAAttctattttgcattttatctTCGCACAGGAACGTCTTATACAATGCGATCAGAACGTCCAGACGGTCAACCAGAGGATGTATGATATGGCCGCAGAGATGCGTGGTCAGGTTCAAAGTGTGAGAGCGCTGAAGACAGAGATTCAGGGCTATGTGGACAGCCTGGCTACACGGGTGGACAGAGTGGAAAGAGACATCGAGTACCTGCAAAATAAGCTCCCCGACACATCCAGTGTAGAGATCTCAGACTCTCTGCTGGATCAACAAGTTAAAGAAGCCCAAAGCAAAGGGAAAGCTGTAATCAGACAGGGAAAAGGTAAACGACTTTAAACTTATATCCTGCTCTGAGTTGATGCTCTCAGCTCTTTTTGCAAATTCGATGAGAGTTTGCTTATGTAATACACAGACCATTCAGAACACCATAAACCAAGAGTAATGTATGTCTGAGAGATGCTTGTGGATGCAATGTTAGATTTGTTTAGaaaaaggtttatttgtatCTCAATTCAAATCCGCttcatttatggaaggagtcttcaatGTCAATACTTTGTAACACTGCATTGTTGGTTACTCTTCTACAACAGAAATTCCTGACTTATCCTGGCTTTTAACTTGATCTCAGAGTTgaatttgaatgtaaaattcatgtcttttctgttttcattcAGAGTGTAACATCAAATTCTCTGGCGTCAAATCGCAGAAAATCCTCAAGAAAGCAGGAGATTTAATAGGCTCATGGCTGAAAGACCCAACCACAGGCTCCTCTAAGATCTACTTCTTTAGTGGCTCGAGGAACAAAACACTGCTTCAGTTTGGTTCAATAAAGACCTTCACCGAGACCAATTCCACCAACAAGCCCAAGGTCATCCAGCTCCCTCGGCCATGGCAAGGAACAGGCCACGCAGTCTATGATGGTTTTGTCTACTATCACAATGCTGATACCCGAAATGAAGTGCTCAAGGTTGACCTTTCCAACCACACCATCGTTGACCGCATGATTCTGCCCAACGCTGGACGCCTCCCCGTTTATGGACTCACTCCTTACACCTTCCTGGATTTTGCTGTGGATGAGATGGGACTATGGGTCATCCATGCTGATCCGGACTTTGGAGGAAATCTTGTGATCACCAAGTTGGACTCCAAAAGTCTGTCGGTAGAGCACACATGGGATACGACCTGCAAGAGCTACAATGCAGAAGGTGCCTTCATGATCTGCGGCACCATGTATGTCATCTACAACTCACACTCTGGAGGCCGCTCCAACATCCAGTGCCTGTTCGATATCCATGACAGCATCTGGACTGAAGAATTGCCTGTGATATACTTCCCAAAGCGCTACTCCAGCCACTCGAGCATGCACTATCACCCGCAAGACAAGCAGATCTACGCCTGGGACGAAGGCTTCCAAACTACCTACCAGTTGGATGTGAAGAAGAAATAACAGATCACAGATCAAGTCTTAAGCCTGCTTAACTCTACCTAAtctcattttaatgttttcatttggTCATCACATGCTCAGAAAAATTACACTATAATAAACATGATGATACCATCAAGGAGGCATCACGTGTACCTTAAGTATTTACTTTTCACCTGGGAAAGTAATTGttatgtactattgtattaatattacattaacTTCCACAAGATAAACATAATTTACCTTCCATCATTACCTTCTTTTGAAATATACATACTAATGGTAAAATAAATGCGTCCTTGAAGGTTAAATCCCAGTGACACCAATGGTTCCAATCAGCAGCTTGTTTTTTAAGACTCCAGGGAGTCCAATTATTTTGGTTTCTCCACTTTTCCAACTAACCACTAATGCAGTGGTTCTCAAAATGTGGGGCACAtccctctagtggggaatatAGGCATGGCAGGTGGGGTGAAATAGATGGCaggatttatatatacagtaatttatttgtgtgtgttcttcaatgattttcttcaatttaaaataaagttcaTACACTCAAAGcacccacaaacaaacaattaggtAATTAGtgcaagtaaattaaaacaaa
It contains:
- the olfml1 gene encoding olfactomedin-like protein 3A, yielding MFLKLLAMLFLSLSVVRSQQSTQDAFMMEYFQRRIMEMEERLIQCDQNVQTVNQRMYDMAAEMRGQVQSVRALKTEIQGYVDSLATRVDRVERDIEYLQNKLPDTSSVEISDSLLDQQVKEAQSKGKAVIRQGKECNIKFSGVKSQKILKKAGDLIGSWLKDPTTGSSKIYFFSGSRNKTLLQFGSIKTFTETNSTNKPKVIQLPRPWQGTGHAVYDGFVYYHNADTRNEVLKVDLSNHTIVDRMILPNAGRLPVYGLTPYTFLDFAVDEMGLWVIHADPDFGGNLVITKLDSKSLSVEHTWDTTCKSYNAEGAFMICGTMYVIYNSHSGGRSNIQCLFDIHDSIWTEELPVIYFPKRYSSHSSMHYHPQDKQIYAWDEGFQTTYQLDVKKK